Proteins from one Salvelinus sp. IW2-2015 linkage group LG9, ASM291031v2, whole genome shotgun sequence genomic window:
- the erg28 gene encoding ergosterol biosynthetic protein 28 homolog: MSRFLNVLRSWLVMVSVIAMGNTVQSFRDHSFLSEKLYTGTPEFVNGLQARTFGIWTLLSSIIRCACAIDIQNKMLYHITLWTFVLALGHFLSEAFIYKTAPLTIGVMAPLIVASSSIVGMLIGFQCVPEHQEEVGARQKKRN, from the exons ATGAGTCGTTTTCTGAATGTTCTGCGGAGTTGGTTGGTCATGGTGTCTGTCATTGCCATGGGAAACACCGTCCAGAGTTTCAGAGATCACAGCTTCCTCTCTGAGAAACTCTACACGGGGACACCAGAGTTTG TAAATGGCCTCCAAGCAAGAACATTTGGAATCTGGACATTGTTGTCGTCAATTATCCGCTGCGCGTGCGCCATAGACATTCAGAACAAAAT GCTCTATCACATCACCCTGTGGACATTTGTACTGGCTCTGGGACACTTCCTGTCTGAAGCCTTCATCTACAAAACGGCACCTCTGACCATTGGCGTTATGGCACCTCTCATTGTGGCGA GTTCCTCTATCGTGGGAATGCTGATTGGGTTCCAGTGTGTTCCAGAGCATCAGGAAGAGGTGGGTGCACGGCAGAAGAAGCGGAACTGA